In the genome of Leishmania panamensis strain MHOM/PA/94/PSC-1 chromosome 17 sequence, one region contains:
- a CDS encoding hypothetical protein (TriTrypDB/GeneDB-style sysID: LpmP.17.1390) has product MAATENKGIAELYQQLLQDGVQLQKELEAYYLRQEGYIRKRVAVLDEMQENIADERRCLEIQHQECRAQISAARRQAANFVSNERKVSQAVQHAQPSLAAQEAEIDKRLEELQREKDREDAALLSVMARQEALGKQEALLASRERQKFLEEQDLQKALSEMRSLNREMEERRKSLLRKRDTVAEWDRKLESRERELLGCQDQLRESLKALEKEESALGIHPAQRTAVTPAVSQRTVMDDHDMSIDHDSACEEIDYED; this is encoded by the coding sequence ATGGCGGCAACAGAGAACAAAGGAATCGCAGAGCTGtatcagcagctgcttcaaGATGGGGTGCAACTGCAGAAAGAGCTCGAGGCGTACTACCTACGCCAAGAGGGATACATTCGCAAGCGCGTGGCGGTACTCGATGAGATGCAGGAAAATATCGCGGACGAGCGGCGGTGCTTGGAGATTCAACATCAGGAGTGTCGTGCACAGATCAGTGCGGCACGGAGGCAGGCGGCTAATTTTGTATCAAATGAGCGGAAGGTCTCtcaggcggtgcagcacgcaCAACCGTCCCTCGCGGCGCAAGAGGCGGAGATCGACAAGCGCCTTGAGGAGCttcagcgagagaaagacagagaggatGCCGCGCTGCTAAGCGTGATGGCAcggcaggaggcgctgggcaAGCAAGAGGCTCTACTCGCCTCCCGTGAGCGGCAGAAGTTCCTCGAGGAGCAGGACTTGCAAAAAGCGCTGAGTGAGATGCGCTCCCTCAACcgagagatggaggagcggcgcaagTCACTTCTGCGCAAGCGCGACACTGTAGCCGAGTGGGACCGCAAGCTCGAGTCCCGCGAGCGCGAGCTGCTGGGCTGCCAAGATCAGCTGCGGGAGAGCTTAAAGGCGctggagaaagaggaaagtgCGCTTGGCATTCACccagcgcagcgcactgcGGTGACCCCTGCTGTCTCTCAGCGAACTGTCATGGACGACCACGACATGTCTATTGATCACGACAGTGCCTGTGAGGAGATTGACTACGAAGACTGA